In the genome of Kluyveromyces marxianus DMKU3-1042 DNA, complete genome, chromosome 1, one region contains:
- the MET8 gene encoding bifunctional precorrin-2 dehydrogenase/sirohydrochlorin ferrochelatase MET8, with translation MLQLSHKLEGKHVLLVGCGEVGYTRVLKLLPTKCKLTIVSPEIHPKLATLVDNEKYEVGQIYKYLARPFKEDDLVMYGNNQAQSIEDLEKPCGFHMVFTCLPDLELSRNIYQMTKLKLGTGTLCNVADQPPLCDFYFGANLRLGDEKYGLSIMISSEGMSPRFTALFKKELMKTYGEWPVKECVEKLNDVREQVRKISEEYVSAFDDDRAQLIKFRMEWLKALTDKFGTQCYRLDVKKVIALFQSMIKSKEVNLDKIPEETLIDDETQNLGQLSIA, from the coding sequence TAGGTTGCGGAGAAGTCGGTTATACTAGAGTGTTGAAGCTATTGCCAACCAAGTGCAAATTGACAATTGTATCACCAGAGATACATCCAAAACTAGCTACGTTAGTGGATAATGAGAAATACGAGGTGGGCCAAATTTACAAGTACCTAGCAAGGCCgttcaaagaagatgatttgGTAATGTATGGTAACAACCAGGCACAATCGATAGAGGATTTGGAGAAACCCTGCGGGTTCCACATGGTGTTCACGTGTTTGCCGGACCTTGAGCTCAGTAGAAATATTTACCAAATGACCAAGTTGAAATTGGGTACTGGAACGCTATGCAATGTAGCAGATCAACCGCCGTTATGTGATTTTTATTTCGGGGCGAATTTAAGGTTAGGCGATGAGAAGTACGGATTATCGATAATGATCAGTAGCGAGGGCATGTCGCCGCGGTTCACGGCACTATTCAAGAAGGAACTAATGAAAACATATGGTGAGTGGCCTGTGAAGGAAtgtgttgaaaaattgaacgATGTACGTGAGCAAGTGAGGAAAATATCTGAAGAATATGTTTCTGCCTTCGATGACGACAGGGCGCAATTGATCAAATTCCGAATGGAGTGGCTTAAGGCACTTACGGATAAATTCGGGACGCAATGCTATAGACTAGACGTAAAGAAAGTCATTGCTCTTTTCCAATCAATGATCAAGAGCAAAGAGGTTAATTTGGACAAGATTCCGGAGGAAACGTTAATTGACGATGAGACCCAAAATTTGGGGCAGCTTAGTATCGCCTAG
- the OLE1 gene encoding stearoyl-CoA 9-desaturase: MEQVDLVSANMLAAGANKKSVRVVNGLGKLMGSKDMVNVDFEADSNMDYLLEQDKKDKEKYKNRKHISEMPWTVNNWHLHLNWLNLTLVVFIPLVGLYYALSGRVPLKLEVLIFAMIYYCFGGVSITAGYHRLWAHRSYSAHWPLRLFFAVFGAASIEGSIKWWGHSHRIHHRYTDTVRDPYDARRGLWYSHMGWMLLKPNPKHRARADIADLVDDWIVRWQHRNFIPIMIFSAFILPAMFCHYMWNDFWGGLVYAGILRASAIQQATFCINSLAHYLGDQPFDDRRTPRDNWITALVTFGEGYHNFHHEFPTDYRNAIKWYQYDPTKVIIYMTSLFGLSYDLKKFSQNAIQQGLVQQQQKKLDRARSKLNWGSPLSQLPVWEKSEFLEHLKENSGLVVISGIVHDVSGYITEHPGGETLLQASLGKDATKAFNGGVYLHSNAAHNILATMRVAVVKDNVDQAAKFAARRGEVYEKK, from the coding sequence ATGGAGCAAGTGGATTTGGTTAGTGCCAACATGTTGGCCGCAGGGGCCAACAAGAAATCCGTTCGTGTTGTGAACGGGTTGGGTAAGCTGATGGGGTCCAAGGATATGGTGAATGTGGACTTCGAAGCAGACTCGAACATGGACTATCTTTTGGAACAGGACAAGAAGGATAAGGAGAAATACAAGAACAGGAAGCACATCAGTGAGATGCCATGGACGGTAAATAACTGGCACTTGCATTTGAACTGGTTGAACTTGACTCTTGTGGTGTTCATTCCATTGGTTGGTTTGTACTATGCGCTTTCGGGCCGTGTGCCATTGAAGCTCGAAGTGCTCATCTTCGCTATGATCTACTACTGTTTCGGTGGTGTTTCCATCACTGCTGGTTACCACAGATTGTGGGCTCACAGATCTTACTCGGCCCACTGGCCATTGCGTTTGTTCTTTGCTGTTTTCGGTGCTGCCAGTATCGAGGGTTCCATCAAATGGTGGGGTCACTCGCACAGAATCCACCACCGTTACACAGACACCGTTAGAGACCCATACGACGCCAGGCGTGGTCTATGGTACTCCCACATGGGCTGGATGTTGTTGAAGCCAAACCCAAAGCACAGAGCTAGAGCCGATATCGCCGACTTGGTGGACGATTGGATTGTCCGCTGGCAACACAGAAACTTCATCCCAATCATGATCTTCTCCGCATTCATCCTGCCCGCTATGTTCTGCCACTACATGTGGAACGACTTCTGGGGTGGTTTGGTGTACGCCGGTATCTTGAGAGCTTCCGCCATCCAACAGGCTACTTTCTGCATCAACTCGTTGGCCCACTACTTGGGTGACCAACCTTTCGACGACAGAAGAACCCCAAGAGACAACTGGATCACCGCTTTGGTCACCTTCGGTGAAGGTTACCACAACTTCCACCACGAGTTCCCAACTGACTACCGTAACGCCATCAAATGGTACCAATACGACCCTACCAAGGTAATCATCTACATGACCTCCTTGTTCGGCTTGTCCTAcgacttgaagaagttctcCCAAAACGCTATCCAACAAGGTTTGgtccaacaacaacaaaagaagttggacCGTGCCAGATCCAAGTTGAACTGGGGTTCTCCATTGTCCCAACTACCAGTATGGGAAAAGAGCGAGTTCCTCGAACACTTGAAGGAAAACAGTGGCTTGGTCGTCATCTCCGGTATCGTCCATGACGTTAGCGGTTACATCACAGAGCACCCTGGTGGTGAAACTTTGCTCCAGGCTTCTTTGGGTAAGGATGCTACTAAAGCATTCAACGGTGGTGTCTACTTGCACTCTAACGCCGCCCACAACATCCTGGCTACAATGAGAGTCGCTGTCGTTAAGGACAACGTTGACCAAGCGGCCAAATTCGCTGCCAGAAGGGGCGAAGTCTacgaaaagaaatag